One Anguilla rostrata isolate EN2019 chromosome 15, ASM1855537v3, whole genome shotgun sequence genomic window carries:
- the fgf9 gene encoding fibroblast growth factor 16 isoform X2 produces MATCRLMLLLRLVFLAAWASHLCADAGTAFSGDQGSQLRTKWQASIREAGLSNSNKGWLKMFAMEQGVVGVQGLKSGLYLCMNKDGISHGLSRFTADCLFRESLEENHYSTYSSISYPGFYLALSPRGGARRGGSVSKQQPGTHFLPRRVQ; encoded by the exons ATGGCCACCTGCCGTCTCATGCTGCTCCTACGGCTGGTGTTTCTGGCTGCTTGGGCGAGTCACCTCTGCGCAGATGCAGGTACTGCATTCTCTGGGGACCAGGGCAGCCAGCTGCGCACAAAGTGGCAGGCTTCTATACGAGAGGCCGGGCTGAGCAACAGCAACAAAG gctGGCTGAAGATGTTTGCGATGGAGCAGGGGGTTGTGGGAGTGCAGGGTCTGAAGAGTGGGCTATACCTGTGTATGAACAAAGATGGGATCTCACATGGATTG aGTCGGTTCACAGCAGACTGTCTCTTCCGGGAGAGTCTGGAGGAGAATCATTACAGCACCTACTCCTCCATCTCATACCCGGGCTTCTACCTGGCTCTCTCCCCCCGAGGCGGGGCAAGGAGGGGTGGCAGTGTGAGCAAACAGCAGCCCGGTACCCACTTCCTGCCCCGGAGGGTCCAGtga
- the fgf9 gene encoding fibroblast growth factor 4A isoform X1: MATCRLMLLLRLVFLAAWASHLCADAGTAFSGDQGSQLRTKWQASIREAGLSNSNKGVSPPRPITAGSTKQLLYCRIGIGYHLQILPNGTVGGVHEHTEYSWLKMFAMEQGVVGVQGLKSGLYLCMNKDGISHGLSRFTADCLFRESLEENHYSTYSSISYPGFYLALSPRGGARRGGSVSKQQPGTHFLPRRVQ; the protein is encoded by the exons ATGGCCACCTGCCGTCTCATGCTGCTCCTACGGCTGGTGTTTCTGGCTGCTTGGGCGAGTCACCTCTGCGCAGATGCAGGTACTGCATTCTCTGGGGACCAGGGCAGCCAGCTGCGCACAAAGTGGCAGGCTTCTATACGAGAGGCCGGGCTGAGCAACAGCAACAAAG GTGTCTCACCTCCTCGGCCAATTACAGCTGGGAGCACCAAGCAGCTGCTTTATTGCCGCATCGGGATTGGCTACCACTTACAGATCCTGCCCAATGGGACTGTAGGAGGGGTGCATGAACACACTGAATACA gctGGCTGAAGATGTTTGCGATGGAGCAGGGGGTTGTGGGAGTGCAGGGTCTGAAGAGTGGGCTATACCTGTGTATGAACAAAGATGGGATCTCACATGGATTG aGTCGGTTCACAGCAGACTGTCTCTTCCGGGAGAGTCTGGAGGAGAATCATTACAGCACCTACTCCTCCATCTCATACCCGGGCTTCTACCTGGCTCTCTCCCCCCGAGGCGGGGCAAGGAGGGGTGGCAGTGTGAGCAAACAGCAGCCCGGTACCCACTTCCTGCCCCGGAGGGTCCAGtga